CCACCAGTGACGAGTACCGTCTCGCTTTGCGCCATGATTTTTCAGTCACGGGGTGAGAGGAAAAGGTTTTCTTCCCGTTGTCAGGAACCGCTGCCTGTCGATATGACTATTTTCAATATCACTCGTGCAGTCCGCCGACCTCGGCGTAGAAAGAGGACTGCAACTGCTCGGCCATGTCCTCCTCGCGGTCGATTCGCGCGTCGATGACAAAGGGTAGGTCGCTTTCCTTTCCTTCCCGTAGCGCGTCGGCCAGTTCGTCCGGCGTCGTCGCGCGGGTTCCATCGGCACCGAAGCCCTCCGCCACTTTCACGAAGTCGGTGTCGTGGAACTCGACCCCCGCAATGTCGCCGTCTTCTTCTTGCATCTGGCGCACCATGCCGAGACTGGTGTCGTTCAGCACGACGAACGTCGGAGCAACGCCGTATTCGACGGCAACCTCAACGCTGGTCATCGTCATCGTGAACCCGCCGTCGCCAGCCACGCTGATAACGTCCTTGTCGGTCGAAATGGCGGCGCTCACCGCGGCGGGGGCAGACCAGCCCATTCCGCCCACGCCGCCACTGCCGAAGTAGGTGCGAATGCCGGGCGTCTGCAAGTAGTTCAACAGCCAGAATCGGTTGTTGCCGGAGTCAGCCGTGACGATGGTGTCCTCGTCAACCAACGCCTCGATTTCCTTGACTGCGCGCTGTGGTTTGATGGGCGAGGCGTCGCTCTCGCATTTCTCGGTGAAAAAGGATTCGCGCGCCTTCTCGGCGCGCTTCTGTGCCCAGTCGTTGCTCGCGCTTCCGGCGTCAGAAAGGGCCTGAAGGCTCTCTTTTGCATCCCCAATCAGTCCTACGTCGGCGGGGTACACCCACCCCGCGTTTCGGGTGTCGATGTCGGCGTGAATGATGGTCTGCTCGTCCGGGCGGATGAACGACGACGCCTGCCAGTTCGTGTCCATCGGGTTCATCCGACACCCGACGACGAGGAGGGTGTCGGCCTCGCTAACCACCTGATTCGCACCTTCGTGACCGAACGACCCGATGACACCCGTCGCGAGGTCGTGGGTTTCCGGAATCGTGGACTTGCCCAGATAGGACGTTGCGACCACTGCATCGTAGTCCTCCGCGACGGATTCGAGTTGGTCGTAGGCGTTCGCGGAGTGAACGCCGTTTCCGGCGACGATGACTGGACGTTCGGCGGATTCGAGCGCCTCCTTCGCTTTCGCTACGTCGCCGTCGGTCGGTTTCGACTCCCAATTTTTGACTTGCTCTTTGCTGTCCCACACCGGCGGCACCGGGTCGCTCGGCACGTCGTCGGTAATCGCGTTCCCGTCCAAAATGACGGCCGTTGGTCCCGACCGACCCGCCGTCGCGTGTTTGAACGCCAACTGCACGCTCCGAAGGGTTTCGGTCGGCGTTCTTGGGAACCAGTGTTCTTTCGTCACGCCGTCCAGAATTTTCGGCAGCGAGAGGCCGCCGTAGTCGCCGCGGGACTGCTGGTACGGTGCGAGTGTGGAGTAATCGCCGCGCTCGCTCGCCTCGGTCAGGACGACCATCGGCGAGGAGGCGAGTCGGGCCTCCATCTGTCCGATGACGCCGAGGCTTCCAATCCACGGCCCCTGTCCGGCGAGAACCGCAGGTTTCCCGTGCAGGCGACCGTACATCTCGGCCATAACGCTTCCCTCGCGTTCGTCGCGGGGTCGGACGACGTCCACGCTTGATTCTGGGAGGTCGTCTAGCAGTTCGATAACTCGTCCGCCGGGGTAGCCGAAAACGTACTCTACGCCCAGCGATTCGAGTACGGAAACCAGCGATTCGCTCGTCGTTTCCCCGTCGGTGTCGTCAACACCTGTCATGCTAGTCGAAGCCATCCACTCCCGTCTCTTTGTTCTGTCGGTTACGACGGTTGGATACTATTCTATCCTCACGCCGCGCCGCGTTTCCGGTGTGGACTTCTGGCTACCGCGTTTCGTGATTAGGACTGTTCGTTGTCGGAATACACCGTACACTCGATGAGCGTTTTCACTCCACGGCGGAACCGTTCCGACGCCGCCGTTTCGGAGATGTCGAACTCGTCGCTCAAATCCGCGAGCGAACTCTTTCGCGGAATTTCCAGATACCCGCATTCGACGGCCATAATCAGCGTCTCTCGTTGTACGCCAGTTAGTCCAAACCGGGGCGTGTCGGGATGTTCTCGCTCCTCGTAAAAGCGGTGGACGACCAATCCTATTTCGTGCTCTCGGCAGAAATCACGAAACCGGCTAAATGCTTTCCTGTCGGGAAACGCCGCGCGGAACTCCCATCCGTCGTGCGTCGCGGTAACTCGTTGTAAAATACTCGCTTCGTTGACCAAGAGAGGATAGATACTCGTTCGTCGTGCTTCTTCTTTCAATTTGGTCTGGTACAACCGCTGTTCGCCAAGTTCGATCGTTCGGGATGGAGTTGTGACGGTAGAGTCTTCTTCGAGCGCGTCCTCGAACGCCTTGAAATTGCCGCCTTCCGTCCAGAACAGAAGTTTGTGTCGGCCTTCATCGGTTCGATCCGATTGCTCCCACGTAAGCTTCATTTTGGGAGCACGGCTTAACGCATCCCGCAAAACCGGATAATCGAGCCGAAATTCGACGAGTATCATTCTAATCTCCCCAGCTTTTATCTCCGGAGATTGCTATCCGGTGTCCTCTGTTAACAATTGACAGTGAAGGGTTAAAAAGACTACGAATATTGATGCAGATTCGTTATTCCGCCTGCGAGAGTGATAGAGGATGGAGAGAGAACGTGAACATCGAGACGAAGACAATCAACAAGTTGTTTGAAATTCTCAGCAATGAACGGCGGCGTCGCCTGTGTGTCTACATGGTCGAATCGGACGACGAGATATTTTCGTTCGAGGAACTCGTCGGTCAGTTCGTATCGGGAACGCCGAACGTTGACGTGACGGTAGACGAGACAGCGGCGACACGCCACGACCGTATCGCAATCGCGCTTCATCACACTCATCTGCCGAAACTGGCTGATTTCGGTATCATCGAATACGATATGGAAAGTAAGACGACGCGATACGGGGAGTTTCCCGTTGACAACCTCGCTGACTGGATGATGGAAAACCGCCGGATTTCAGGATAGAACCGGTAATTTGGGCGTGCCCCCGATTCGATTCGGGCGACCTTTTATAACCGATACCGAACCAACACCCACTGTGAACAGTAACGACCGAACCATCGTCGGACTCGCAATGCTCGCACATGCGATGGTTCACACCTACGAACTCTCCTTTCCCATCTTCCTCACCGTCTGGCTGTCGGAGTTCGGCACCACGACGGGAACGCTGGGTATCGTCGTGGGCGTCGGCTACGCACTGTTCGGACTCGGGGCACTCCCGGGGGGTGTCCTCTCCGATTCCTACGGCTCGCGTAGCCTCATCGTCCTCTGTCTGTTCGGGATGGCCGGGTCGTTCCTCCTGCTCTCGGTGTCGCCAACGCTCCCAGTGGTCGCGTTGGCGCTCGTGTTGTGGGGGCTTTCGGCCAGCGTCTACCATCCCGCCGGACTCGCATTGTTGAGCAAAGGCGTCAGCGAACGCGGAAGCGCGTTCGCCTATCACGGCATGGCCGGAAACTTCGGCATCGCCTTCGGCCCCTTGGCGACGACGCTCCTCTTGCTCGCGTTCGACTGGCGAACCGTCGTCGGAATCCTTGCGGTTCCAGCCCTCATCGCGGCGTTTCTCGCGTTTCGAACCGACATCGACGAATCCGCGGCGGTCGAGGGACAGGAAACCCGCGCCGACGGCGGGGTTTCCTCCCTTTCCGACTTCCTCGGCACGTCCCGAACCCTGTTCGCCGGATGGTTCATCGCCGTTTTCGGCGTCGTCATGATGTCCGGACTGTACTACCGCGGCGTACTGACGTTCCTCCCCGACCTGCTCGGTGACCTGCCGATGTTCGCTCCTGTCGATTTCGCCGGGGAATCGCTGGAACCGGCACGATACCTCTACGCCGGTCTGCTGACTGTCGGAATGGCTGGACAGTACGTCGGCGGCAAACTGACCGACAGGGTCGAGAACGCCCGCGCAATCGCGGTGGCGTTCGGACTGCTGGCGGTCATCGCACTCGTGTTCGTGCCCGCCTCGAACGCCGGACTCGCGCCACTGCTCGCGGTCAGTTTCGTCCTCGGATTTTGTCTGTTCGTCGTGCAACCGCTCTATCAGGCGACCGTTGCAGAGTACACGCCACCCGAAGCACGCGGGATTTCCTACGGCTACACCTATCTCGGTGTCTTCGGTGTCGGCGCGCTCGGCGCGACAATCGCTGGCGTCGTTCTCCAGTACTTCTCCTCGACCGTGCTCTTCGCCGTCCTTGCTGGATTCGCAGTCGTGGCGTCCCTACTCGGAACTCTGCTGGCGTTCAGAGGCCCGAGCGCCAGTTGAGGCGAGATGCTTTCCAACTTCGTCCATCACTTTCCCCTCCGCACGGGCGAGATGCTCCCACGCCGTCGTCGATGCTATCCCGACTGTGTCGGCGATGTCCTCGATACTCGTCTCCTTTTTCGGGCGATAGTAGCCGAGTCCGATGGCCGTTCCGAGCACCTCGCGCTGTCTTTGGGTTAGTTCGGACAGCACGCGGGAGAACTCCAACTGTTCTTGTTCTCCTACTTGGTCAACTTCGACATTCCTGACGAGGTCGGTGTCGTTGCCTGCTCGTTCGAGCGAGACGACGATTTCGTTCAAATCATCGGATTCATCCAAAAATAGCGTCCACTGCTCCCACCCCGCCGTGATGGTTGCCCCAGTTCGGTAGTGGACGCCCAAATCGGTCAACCGCTGTGAAATGCTGTCCCACTGATAGCTGTCGATGGTGACGGCCACGAGGACGCGGGGAACGTCGAGTGGCGTCAACGGATCCACTTTCAACACTGCCGGTGCGGCGGCGAACTCATCGAGGAATCCAGCGATGGCGGATTCCGGGCCGGTTAGCTCGATGATGCGTTTTCGCTCGGCAGCACTTCCAGTCATCGAGGAGACGGAGCGAATCGTAATTGTTGGATAGTCGGCGCTGATGTCGCTCTCGGGTTCGCCGTGGTGGCGAATCCGGAGCGTCACTTCTCGCATGCGCGTAGTTTACGAAACCGAACGAAGTGAAGCTTCGCATTGAGATAGTTAAAATAGTAACTGATTATACTATTGTTGTATCGCAAATTCATCCGACAATTTTGGAATGCGGATATATTCGGGTGTATAACGAAGTGGGTTTGCTTGTGTGTACCAATGTACTATGGGAACTAGTGGCAAAATCTCGGACGAAGACGTGAGCGGGCCGGTGGTCGACCGCCGGACGACGATGAAACTCCTCGGCGCGGCAGGTATCACCAGTTTGGCCGGTTGTACCGGTGACGGTGGCGATGGCGGTGGCGGCAGTGGTGACGGGAGCGGAAACGGCGACGGAACGACCGGCGTCCCCTCGGAGGGTCAGCGCGGTGGCCGACTCAGCGCCGGTTGGTTCACCGGCAGTATCGACGTGTTAGATCCGCCGTTCATCAGCGTCGGACAGTATTTTCAAGTGGCCGCAAACGTGTTTAACGGCCTCGTCACGCTGAAACAAGACCTCACGATTCGCGGCGACCTCGCAAAGGACTGGACGGTCAGCGACGACGGAACGAAGTTCACGTTCAACCTCCGCGAGGGCGTGAAATTCCACGACGGGTCGGATTTCACCGCCGAGGACGTGGAGTACACCATCAACCGAACGATTTCCGAGGAAGCACCCGCGGCCTCGAAGTTGGAATCGCTCAAACCGCTGGACGACGACGGCGTCGTCGTCCAAGACGACTACACGGTCGAACTCAACTTTGCGGAACCGATGGCTCCCGCCCTCATCTACCTCACGCGAGGCCCCGGTCGCGCGGCGACAATCGTCTGCAAGGATGCAATCGAGGAGATGGGCGCGGAAGCGTACAAAACGAAACCGGTCGGTACCGGCCCGTTCAAAGTGACGGAACACGAAATCGGTTCCGGCGTCACTCTCGATGCCTTCGAAGAGTACTTCGAAACGGACAGCGAAGGCAACGCGCTTCCCTACTTGGACGGCATCGACATCAGGCCGATTCCGGAACCCGCGACCCTCGTGAACGCGCTCCGGAGCGGCGACATCGACTTTGCGAACCTCATTCCGCTCCAGAACGTCTCGAAGGTGGAGCAAGCGAACGGCGTCGAAAAACTCGACGCGCCGGGTATCAACTGGTATGGCTTCGCCATGAACCAGCGCAGAGAGCCGTTCAGTTCGCAGAAAGCCCGCATGGGTATCGCCAAATCCATCGACAACGAGGCCTTTGTGAACGCGGCCTACTTCGGCAACGCGCTCCCCGACACCGGGCCTATCAACAAGGCGACCAACTGGGTCTGGCGCGACGACAAACCGACCGACCAGCAGTACGACCCCGAGGCCGGGAAACAACTCCTCCGAGAGGCCGGTGCGGAAGGGGCGTCGTTCCACATCCTCACTGACCAAAGTAGCCTTCGCGCCGCGAAGGCGATGCGCCAGCAGTTGAACAAAGCCGGGTTCGACGTCAGCATCGAACAGGTGACCAGTTCGACCTACTGGGAGCGCTATGAAACCGGCGATTACGACACGACCATCAGCGGCAGTGTCGGCGACCCAGACCCCGACCAGTCGCTCTGGAACTTCTACCGCAAACCGGACGACGGCGGCGTCTGGAACTGGGTGAACTTCGAGAATCAAAAAGCCCACGACCTGCTTTCGAAACAGCGCACGGCGTTAGATCGCGAGAAACGTAAACAGGCGCTTCACGAGTTAGAAGACCACCTCATCAAGCAGGTTCCACACGCCTACCTGATGCACCAGAACGACATCGCCGCGAAACGCTCCACCATGAAGGGTTTCACCCACATCCCCTTCTTGCGTAACTTCCACACAACGTGGGTCGAGGAGTAGATGCGCCAGTACGTCGCAAAACGGGTAGTTCACGCTGGCTTCATCATGTGGCTCGTTGCAACCACGGTGTTTTTCGGCCTCCGCATGATTCCGGGCGGCCCGGTTCGAACCATGCTCGGACAGGAGGCCACGCCGCAGGCCGTGGCCGCCCTCCGCGCCGAACTCGGCCTCGATAGGCCGCTTTACGTGCAGTATTTCGACTGGCTGTTGGACATGGCCACACTGAACTTCGGCCAAAGCCTCAGCACCGGTCAATCCGTTACAACCTTGATGGGACAAGCCGCGCCGAGAACACTTTCGATAGGTATCCTCGCCATCATCGTCGGCCTCGGCATTGCGGTCCCGACCGGTATCATCAGCGCGACTCGCAAGGGCGAAGGTGTCGATTACGTCGCCACGGTGGCGGCGTTCCTTGGCGTCTCCATGCCAGCCTTCTTCGTCGGCATCCTGCTGGCGTTGGTGTTTGGCGTCTGGTTCAGCGTGCTTCCGGTGTACGGCTATACCCCACTGAGCGAGGGCTTCGTGCCGTGGTTCGAGCGCATCCTGCTCCCCGGAATCGCGGTCGGATTGCCATACGCCGCGGTCGTGATGCGGATGATGCGCTCGTCGCTACTGGAAGTGCTGACCAAGCCGTACATTCGAACTGCCCGCGCGAAAGGCGTCAGTAACCGCGTGCTGCTGTACAAACACGCGCTCCAGAACGCGATGATTCCCGTGATTACCGTCGCAGGTATCCAACTCGCACTGGTTTTGGTCGGCAGTGTCACGGTCGAACTGGTCTTCGGCATCCAAGGTCTCGGGCGACTGCTCGTCGATTCGATGCTCGACAGAAACTACCCGGTGACGCAAGCGGTCATCCTCATCGTCGCCGCCGTGATGGTGTTCACGAACCTCGCGGTTGACCTTATCTACACGGTTATCGACCCGCGCATCGGCTACGGAGGCTCACAATGACGGAACACACTGAACCAGGCGTCGGCCCGAACACGCCCGCCGAACCCGGGCCGTCCGACGTTCCACCCGAATATCAGGAGGAAGAACAGTACGAAGAACACAAAACCACCCGACAGCGAGTCGTCGAGGGCATACTGGAAGACAAGATGGCCCTGTTCGGGGCCATCGTCGTCGTCCTGTTCATCTTTACGGCGGTGTTCGCACCCTACGTCGCACCCCACGACCCGGAAGCCACGTTCGGCTTCATGCAGGAGCCAAACAGCTATTCGGAAGGAAACTATGATGACGACCCCGGAACTGAACGCGTCTGGCATGCACTCGGAACCGATTCGTTCGGCCACGACGTCCTCTCGCGGATGATTTACGGCGCGCGCGTTTCCCTTCTCGTTGCGCTTGCGACGGTGGCAGTCGCGTTCACGCTCGGCACGGCGATTGGCCTCCTCGCCGGATTCTACGGCGGATGGGTCGATAGCGTGCTGATGCGCTACGTGGACTTCCAGTGGGCGTTTCCCGAACTTATCTTAGGTGTCGGTATCATCGCCCTCTCCGGCGGGTTGGGCGTCACGAACGTCGTCATCGCAATCGGTATCGCGTACATCGACGATTTCGCCCGCCTCGTCAGGGGTGAGGTGCTGTCGCTCCGCGAGGAGGAGTACGTCATGGCGGCCCGCGCAATCGGCATGAGCAACCGCAGAATCATGACCCGCGAAATCCTGCCGAACGCGGTCGCGCCGCTCATCGTGCAGGCGACGCTGATGATTCCGCTTGCAATCCTCGCGGAGGCTGGCCTGTCCTTCCTCGGACTCGGCGTCAAGCCGACGACCCCGACGTGGGGCCTGCTCCTCTCGGACGGACGGCAGTTCATCGGCGATGCGTGGTGGATTAGCGTCATGCCCGGCCTCGCAATCATGCTGACGGTACTCGCGTTCAACATGCTCGGCGACGGCCTGCGCGACGTGTTTGACGTGAGCGAAGGGGAGGTAGAGAGCAGATGAGCCTCCTCGAAGTCGAAAATCTGCACACTCGATTCCCGACGCCGAGAGGAACGGTTGACGCCGTGAACGAGGTTGACCTGCGAATCGAACCCGGCGAAATCGTCGGTCTCGTCGGCGAGTCTGGCTCTGGAAAGAGCGTCCTCGCTGACACAATCATGGGCATCGTGGAAGAGCCGGGCGAAATCGCGGGTGGTGACATCCGACTACACGGGGATTCACTGCTCGAACTGCCCGAATCGGAGCGCAGGGAAATCCGCGGCGGGACGATTTCCATGGTGTTCCAAGACCCGATGAATAGCCTCAACCCGACGCTGACCGTCGGCGAGCAGATTGCGGAAATGGTTCGCCTCCACCAACCAGTCGGCGAGTCGATTAGCCTCCCCGCCGAACTCAAACGCAAACTCATCGGCTCCTCGAAAAACGGCGAGGCGTGGCGGAAGGCCATCGAGATGTTAGAAAGCGTCGAGATTCCGGAACCGGAAAGTCGGGCGACCGACTTTCCGCACGAATTTTCGGGCGGCATGCGCCAGCGGGCGATGATTGCCATGGCGCTCGCCGCCGAACCGGATTTGCTCATTGCGGACGAACCGACGACGGCGCTCGACGTAACGATTCAGGCCCAGATTCTGGACGAACTCCGGGATTTGAAAGACGCATTCGACACGGCAATTTTGCTCATCACGCACGACCTCGCGGTCGTCGCGGAGGTCTGTGACCGCGTGAACGTGATGTACGCCGGAAAAATCGTGGAGCGTGCGGAGACGGGAGAACTGTTCCGCAATCCACAGCATCCCTACACGCAGGGACTCATTGCCAGCACGCCTCGACTCGATGCACCGACCGAGGCACTGCAACCAATCGAGGGGAACGTCCCCGACCTCATCGATATTCCCTTCGCGTGCCACTTTGCACCGCGCTGTCCGGAGGCGACGCGGGAGTGTTACGAAATCGACCCTGATTTCAGACCGGTCGGAAGTTCGGCGGAGTACGGAACGAAAGACGACGGCCACGTCGCGGCCTGCCTCCGCCGCGGGCCACAGGAGGAACGATTATGAGCATGCAGACGACCAGACAGAAAAAACGAACCGACGGCGAACCGCTCCTGACCGTGCGCGGACTGAAAAAACATTTCGACCAGTCCAGCGGCGTCCTCGATAGATTGGTCGGCGACACGGGGAGCGTCCGAGCAGTCGATGGTGTTGACCTCACGGTTCACGAGGGCGAAACGCTCGCAATTGTCGGCGAATCTGGCTGTGGCAAATCGACCCTCGGTCGGACGGTTCTCAACCTCCACAACGCGACGGCGGGGTCGGTAACCTACCGCGACGAGGAAATCTCCGAACTGTCGGCGGGCGAGATGCGCCCGTTCCGTAGAAACCTCCAAATGATATTCCAAGACCCGCTGGCCTCGCTGAACCCGCGCCAGACGGTCGGCGAAATACTCACCGCACCAATGGAGGTTCACGGAATCGGGGAAAACAGCGAGGAACGACTGGAACGCGCGAAAGAACTACTCCAGCGAGTCGGCCTCAAACCGGCCCACATCGACCGCTACCCGAACCAGTTTTCGGGCGGCCAGCAACAGCGCGTCGGCATCGCTCGCGCGCTGTCGTTGGAACCCGAACTAATCATCGCCGACGAACCGGTTTCCGCGCTGGACGTGTCCGTGCAGGCCCAAATCCTCAATCTACTTTCCGAACTGCAAGACGAGTTCGGTCTGTCGCTCGTCTTCATCGCGCACAACTTGAGCGTCGTTCGCCATGTTGCCGACCGCGTGGCGGTGATGTATCTCGGCAAAATCGTGGAAACCGCGCCCGTCGAGGAACTGTACGATAATCCACAGCACCCCTACACGAAATCACTGCTATCGGCAGTGCCGCGAATCGACCCCGGCGACCGCGACGAGCGAATCATCCTCGAAGGAACGGTTCCCTCACCGCTGAACCCGCCATCCGGATGCCGGTTCCACACGCGCTGTCCGATGGTGATTCCGCCGGAAGAGTGGGCCGGAACCGAGGAGAATTTCCGGGCCGCATTTACGTTCCGAAACCGCGTCTTGTCGGGCGAACTCGACCCCGACGCGGCCAAAACTCGGCTTTCGGCGGAGGGCAAAAATACCGACGACGAAACCGTCGCGTCGTATCTCGCAGAGCAGCTGCTTCCCTGCTCTCCGGCAGACCTGCCGCCGAACGCGGCGGATGCAGTTTGGGAGGCTGTAGACGCGCTGGCAACTGAACAGCGCGAGCGGGCGGAGGATGTCGTAACTACGGCCTTTCCCTCGCCGTGCGAGCGGGAAACGCCGCAGTCAGTGTCGGCTGATGAGGGTCATATCGCAGCCTGTCATCGCGTCGAGTCCGGAAATTAGCCGGAGTTCTACTCTGTTTGCTCCTCGTCGGAACTGGCCGATTCCGATTCATCGGCCAGTGAAACCACGCGGCCACCACAGTTTGAACACTCGGATTTCCCGATGTAAAACCGCTTTTCGCAGTTTTCACACTCGTACTTCGCCTCCTCGGCCGCCACGGACTCGGAGGTTTTCTTGAACTCCTCGACTTTTCGACCGAGATTTTTGAACAGGCTCATCGCTAACACTCAGCAAGAGGCGTATCTGCGGGATAAATCTTGCGTGAAATTTAGCATGTTTGACCGACACGATCCGTTTCGGAAAATACGGCGTACTTCCGCCTCCAATCAGCTAAAACGAGTGCCGGTGCCATCCGCCGTCAACCGGCAAAACGAACCCGTAATTCCGAGACGAAATGACCACACGGTACACCCTCCCGGACGAGTTCTTCCGCGACTGTGCGACCCAGACCGCTACTTGCCGCCATCACGTAGGCCCGCTTTCCGTCGAGTTGTAAATCCATGAGAGCGATGTATTCGAGATGAATATATTATTTTTATTTATAAATATAGTTGATGAGTATGACAATTGATGTCTAACGAATATCCGCCTGTTTGCGGATTTTCAGTCGAAAATCCGCTCCTTCGAGGACTCGCTGAATCCGTCACTCGCGGCTTTCGCGGTTTCGTACACACTCCTGAGTTCCGCGATTGGTTCCTCGTGTGCATCGACCCGCAAATCGTGATGGGCCATCGTCTGCGGAGCCTTCACCATCACCGCCGCGGACGTGTGACCGCGCTTGTCTCCACCTGCTTCCTTTCCGGCGGCCAGCGCGTCGATGAGTCGGGAAACGAGGTCGTCCTCGCCGTCCTCTGCGACGAAGGTTTCAACCATTGCGTCCAGCGTCTCCTCGCCGACGAGCATATTTCCGGCGACAGTCAGGTCGTGCTCCTCGTGAACCTGATGCCCGAACCAGCCATCACAGCCATCGCCTGAATAGGCGAAGGAGTTGCCGCGCGCGTCGAGTCCGTGAACCTGTCGGAGATGGCTGTGGTCGTCCTGTTCGAGCAGTCCCTCCAAGGCGTCGTCCACGGCGATATCGGGAAGGAGCGCGATGCCACGCCGTCCGAGTCGCACGTTGACGAAACTCTGCGTGCTGATAACGCCATCGTGGTTGATACAG
The nucleotide sequence above comes from Haladaptatus cibarius D43. Encoded proteins:
- a CDS encoding thiamine pyrophosphate-binding protein; the encoded protein is MTGVDDTDGETTSESLVSVLESLGVEYVFGYPGGRVIELLDDLPESSVDVVRPRDEREGSVMAEMYGRLHGKPAVLAGQGPWIGSLGVIGQMEARLASSPMVVLTEASERGDYSTLAPYQQSRGDYGGLSLPKILDGVTKEHWFPRTPTETLRSVQLAFKHATAGRSGPTAVILDGNAITDDVPSDPVPPVWDSKEQVKNWESKPTDGDVAKAKEALESAERPVIVAGNGVHSANAYDQLESVAEDYDAVVATSYLGKSTIPETHDLATGVIGSFGHEGANQVVSEADTLLVVGCRMNPMDTNWQASSFIRPDEQTIIHADIDTRNAGWVYPADVGLIGDAKESLQALSDAGSASNDWAQKRAEKARESFFTEKCESDASPIKPQRAVKEIEALVDEDTIVTADSGNNRFWLLNYLQTPGIRTYFGSGGVGGMGWSAPAAVSAAISTDKDVISVAGDGGFTMTMTSVEVAVEYGVAPTFVVLNDTSLGMVRQMQEEDGDIAGVEFHDTDFVKVAEGFGADGTRATTPDELADALREGKESDLPFVIDARIDREEDMAEQLQSSFYAEVGGLHE
- a CDS encoding helix-turn-helix domain-containing protein, which codes for MILVEFRLDYPVLRDALSRAPKMKLTWEQSDRTDEGRHKLLFWTEGGNFKAFEDALEEDSTVTTPSRTIELGEQRLYQTKLKEEARRTSIYPLLVNEASILQRVTATHDGWEFRAAFPDRKAFSRFRDFCREHEIGLVVHRFYEEREHPDTPRFGLTGVQRETLIMAVECGYLEIPRKSSLADLSDEFDISETAASERFRRGVKTLIECTVYSDNEQS
- a CDS encoding DUF7344 domain-containing protein; translation: MQIRYSACESDRGWRENVNIETKTINKLFEILSNERRRRLCVYMVESDDEIFSFEELVGQFVSGTPNVDVTVDETAATRHDRIAIALHHTHLPKLADFGIIEYDMESKTTRYGEFPVDNLADWMMENRRISG
- a CDS encoding MFS transporter; the protein is MLAHAMVHTYELSFPIFLTVWLSEFGTTTGTLGIVVGVGYALFGLGALPGGVLSDSYGSRSLIVLCLFGMAGSFLLLSVSPTLPVVALALVLWGLSASVYHPAGLALLSKGVSERGSAFAYHGMAGNFGIAFGPLATTLLLLAFDWRTVVGILAVPALIAAFLAFRTDIDESAAVEGQETRADGGVSSLSDFLGTSRTLFAGWFIAVFGVVMMSGLYYRGVLTFLPDLLGDLPMFAPVDFAGESLEPARYLYAGLLTVGMAGQYVGGKLTDRVENARAIAVAFGLLAVIALVFVPASNAGLAPLLAVSFVLGFCLFVVQPLYQATVAEYTPPEARGISYGYTYLGVFGVGALGATIAGVVLQYFSSTVLFAVLAGFAVVASLLGTLLAFRGPSAS
- a CDS encoding helix-turn-helix domain-containing protein, with the protein product MREVTLRIRHHGEPESDISADYPTITIRSVSSMTGSAAERKRIIELTGPESAIAGFLDEFAAAPAVLKVDPLTPLDVPRVLVAVTIDSYQWDSISQRLTDLGVHYRTGATITAGWEQWTLFLDESDDLNEIVVSLERAGNDTDLVRNVEVDQVGEQEQLEFSRVLSELTQRQREVLGTAIGLGYYRPKKETSIEDIADTVGIASTTAWEHLARAEGKVMDEVGKHLASTGARASERQQSSE
- a CDS encoding ABC transporter substrate-binding protein, with the translated sequence MGTSGKISDEDVSGPVVDRRTTMKLLGAAGITSLAGCTGDGGDGGGGSGDGSGNGDGTTGVPSEGQRGGRLSAGWFTGSIDVLDPPFISVGQYFQVAANVFNGLVTLKQDLTIRGDLAKDWTVSDDGTKFTFNLREGVKFHDGSDFTAEDVEYTINRTISEEAPAASKLESLKPLDDDGVVVQDDYTVELNFAEPMAPALIYLTRGPGRAATIVCKDAIEEMGAEAYKTKPVGTGPFKVTEHEIGSGVTLDAFEEYFETDSEGNALPYLDGIDIRPIPEPATLVNALRSGDIDFANLIPLQNVSKVEQANGVEKLDAPGINWYGFAMNQRREPFSSQKARMGIAKSIDNEAFVNAAYFGNALPDTGPINKATNWVWRDDKPTDQQYDPEAGKQLLREAGAEGASFHILTDQSSLRAAKAMRQQLNKAGFDVSIEQVTSSTYWERYETGDYDTTISGSVGDPDPDQSLWNFYRKPDDGGVWNWVNFENQKAHDLLSKQRTALDREKRKQALHELEDHLIKQVPHAYLMHQNDIAAKRSTMKGFTHIPFLRNFHTTWVEE
- a CDS encoding ABC transporter permease gives rise to the protein MRQYVAKRVVHAGFIMWLVATTVFFGLRMIPGGPVRTMLGQEATPQAVAALRAELGLDRPLYVQYFDWLLDMATLNFGQSLSTGQSVTTLMGQAAPRTLSIGILAIIVGLGIAVPTGIISATRKGEGVDYVATVAAFLGVSMPAFFVGILLALVFGVWFSVLPVYGYTPLSEGFVPWFERILLPGIAVGLPYAAVVMRMMRSSLLEVLTKPYIRTARAKGVSNRVLLYKHALQNAMIPVITVAGIQLALVLVGSVTVELVFGIQGLGRLLVDSMLDRNYPVTQAVILIVAAVMVFTNLAVDLIYTVIDPRIGYGGSQ
- a CDS encoding ABC transporter permease — encoded protein: MTEHTEPGVGPNTPAEPGPSDVPPEYQEEEQYEEHKTTRQRVVEGILEDKMALFGAIVVVLFIFTAVFAPYVAPHDPEATFGFMQEPNSYSEGNYDDDPGTERVWHALGTDSFGHDVLSRMIYGARVSLLVALATVAVAFTLGTAIGLLAGFYGGWVDSVLMRYVDFQWAFPELILGVGIIALSGGLGVTNVVIAIGIAYIDDFARLVRGEVLSLREEEYVMAARAIGMSNRRIMTREILPNAVAPLIVQATLMIPLAILAEAGLSFLGLGVKPTTPTWGLLLSDGRQFIGDAWWISVMPGLAIMLTVLAFNMLGDGLRDVFDVSEGEVESR